A genomic window from Coregonus clupeaformis isolate EN_2021a unplaced genomic scaffold, ASM2061545v1 scaf0202, whole genome shotgun sequence includes:
- the tmem131l gene encoding transmembrane protein 131-like isoform X2, which yields MLNSGGKKLYVKEMQLLSEVDSTLEFSPVLLRASATNFTQVATLACRGSLPGQGRRCSSHISLQVLGNHTVNTFPGFHITHRGLELSSLFQVRQWGADHVDLWLSNTLHFPLTVQDATLSPESQGLFKVVNFNGAVSVPQGGCWRLLSLQLLNRSLPLNLLSTLSLTTGLGLALKLPLHFHSTLAKQGDVVFEAEGECGRPCPLRLSEAGRVQWQRSLLSDSSSWMLDSRLASELCTRWQSRKDQLPCRWPRLPAETSSPLDFGAIPVNESKVKLLTLKNPSSSVVSVEIRALSLYPAPLEALDLLTKWFNISPLSVNISTTEFTLLPAQHKGGENVKGDGVLRLLLQPWESREVAVVFTPSEHKPTTTILLIRNNLTVFDMVTVRGHGAKELLRVGGKLPGPGASLRFNVPQSTLMECRDGLHTNKPLFAIRKSFKVENAGELPLTVMSMNINGYKCQGFGFEVLQCRSFSLDHNSSSEITIAFTPDFTSSWVIRDLTLVTSRGSSFPFTLNVTLPHHMLPLCAQVVPGPSWEETFWVVTLIFTCFSLAGVCLMAFHQAQYILTQFSSPTPRSNHNSVLSRDNCPVNNITPNGVNKMKGSCKTYVDTCHNSDKGKGRGSPAVANGSTPRPQPFSSSSSSSSSTSKKGASTTPSQPQKKHKVSVYYGKYKSCSSATAATAAMSTEEERELDLMPDLGTLDPDLSTDACNNNEPTFLCPIDVKKTMTQHFKEAPPQSAAHWEDSKGPAVVMFPVETQAGFRDNVTVGPGPGPRPGLLLCSPVTEKVCDHRTHSQFPEKRDTTEKRDNSELETREDGKSQRKKAEKTEAGVPAGNNKAKKSRKKNTEGVSGLPEHSLVMMSVQEREPEWRTGEQQQNMNGTRTRNRCSTGKPDAPKPSPNPDSPLKQNGVCLVRPRRKCAERRVACESGSDSGSSSGSVRASRGSWGSWSSASSIEGDKDPSAPHHRTHHCTTSARKWDSMQYGVYPAERDCYQTMNSTYKAQSMNNLYRKEPCQSPTEPAPVPPSFASVAARMDRTMDVAGQYLPEETWSAPSVPLTNEFRYNTSDAVSYVPQASAPAPFNGFPWNSANSQCNSPYAYCDQGNYMSAGNTNFHNSFPCQPERQTVAYNHQPSWSEECSQEAPSTWDTAGCVGSKPYFPGTRSLSPMSSLFGSIWTPQSEPYQSHFQPERSAPMSPVSPICPITPPHAPFNREPGGMCRPKQYSSFNPFGPHMNLDIWNSSSNRSSNSQLSNDSGYCGDV from the exons ATGTTGAATTCAGGAGGAAAGAAACTTTATGTGAAG gAAATGCAGTTGTTATCCGAAGTGGATAGCACTCTGGAGTTCAGCCCAGTCCTGCTGAGAGCATCAGCGACAAACTTCACACAAGTGGCTACACTAGCCTGCAGAG GGTCTCTGCCAGGTCAGGGTAGAAGATGCTCCAGTCATATTAGCCTACAGGTCCTGGGGAATCACACAGTGAACACTTTCCCTGGCTTCCACATCACACACAG gggGTTGGAGCTGTCTAGTCTCTTCCAGGTGAGGCAGTGGGGGGCAGACCACGTGGACCTGTGGCTGTCCAACACTCTCCACTTCCCCCTCACCGTCCAGGACGCCACCCTCTCCCCAGAGTCCCAGGGCTTATTCAAG GTGGTCAACTTCAACGGGGCGGTGTCAGTGCCCCAGGGTGGCTGCTGGCGGCTCCTCTCCCTGCAGCTCCTCAACAGGAGCCTGCCCCTAAACCTGCTCTCCACGCTCTCCTTGACCACTGGCCTGGGTCTTGCCCTGAAACTACCCCTCCACTTTCACTCCACCCTGGCCAAG CAGGGTGATGTTGTGTTTGAAGCGGAGGGGGAGTGTGGCCGACCATGTCCCCTCAGACTGTCAGAAGCAG GTCGTGTCCAGTGGCAGCGCTCTCTCCTCTCAGACTCCTCCTCCTGGATGCTGGACAGCAGACTGGCCTCGGAGCTCTGCACTCGCTGGCAAAGCCGCAAAGACCAGCTGCCctgcag GTGGCCCAGACTACCAGCGGAGACCTCGTCACCTCTAGACTTTGGTGCTATCCCTGTCAATGAAAGCAAG GTTAAGCTGCTGACTCTGAAGaacccctcctcctctgtggTCTCTGTGGAGATCAGAGCCCTCTCCCTGTACCCGGCCCCCCTGGAAGCCCTTGACCTCCTCACCAAATG GTTCAACATCAGCCCCCTCTCTGTCAACATCAGCACTACAGAGTTCACTCTGCTGCCTGCACAGCACAAG GGGGGTGAGAATGTGAAGGGAGATGGAGTCCTGCGTCTCCTCCTCCAGCCTTGGGAGAGCAGGGAGGTGGCTGTGGTGTTCACCCCCTCCGAACACAaacccaccaccaccatcctgctcatCAG GAACAACCTGACAGTGTTTGACATGGTGACGGTGCGGGGCCATGGGGCCAAGGAGCTGCTGAGGGTTGGGGGCAAGCTGCCAGGCCCCGGGGCCTCATTACGCTTCAATGTCCCTCAGTCCACACTCATGGAGTGCCGAGACG GCCTGCACACCAACAAGCCTCTGTTTGCAATCCGGAAGAGCTTCAAGGTGGAGAACGCCGGGGAGCTTCCCCTAACGGTCATGTCCATGAACATCAACGGCTACAAGTGCCAGGGCTTCGGCTTCGAGGTGCTGCAGTGCAGGTCATTCAGCCTGGACCACAACTCCTCGTCCGAGATCACCATTGC gTTCACTCCAGACTTCACGTCGTCCTGGGTGATCCGGGACCTGACCCTGGTGACGTCCCGCGGCTCATCGTTCCCCTTCACCCTCAACGTGACGCTGCCCCACCACATGCTGCCCCTCTGTGCCCAGGTGGTGCCCGGCCCCAGCTGGGAGGAGACCTTCTGGGTGGTCACCCTCATCTTCACCTG CTTCTCCTTGGCGGGCGTTTGTCTGATGGCTTTCCACCAGGCCCAGTACATCCTGACTCAGTTCTCCAGCCCCACCCCCCGGAGCAACCACAACTCTGTCCTGTCACGGGACAACTGCCCCGTCAACAACATCACCCCCAACGGAGTCAA TAAAATGAAGGGCAGCTGCAAGACCTACGTGGACACCTGCCACAACTCTGACAAAGGAAAGGGCCGTGGCTCCCCGGCGGTGGCCAATGGCTCCACCCCTCGGCCCCAGcccttttcctcttcctcctcctcctcctcctccacctccaagAAGGGTGCCTCCACCACCCCGTCCCAGCCGCAGAAGAAACACAAGGTGTCCGTTTACTACGGCAAGTACAAAAGCTGCTCCTCCGCCACAGCGGCGACGGCAGCCATGTCGACCGAGGAAGAGCGGGAACTAGACCTAATGCCCGACCTGGGAACCCTGGACCCCGACCTGAGCACGGACGCCTGCAACAACAATGAGCCCACGTTCCTCTGTCCGATCGACGTTAAGAAAACAATGACACAGCACTTTAAGGAAGCCCCCCCACAGAGTGCCGCCCATTGGGAGGACAGCAAGGGGCCGGCGGTGGTTATGTTTCCCGTGGAAACGCAGGCCGGCTTCCGCGACAATGTCACTGTGGGCCCGGGCCCGGGCCCCCGACCAGGTCTCCTGCTGTGCAGCCCCGTGACAGAGAAAGTGTGCGACCACCGTACACATTCACAGTTTCCAGAGAAGAGGGACACAACAGAGAAAAGGGACAACTCTGAGctagag accagAGAGGATGGCAAAAGCCAGAGGAAGAAGGCAGAGAAGACAGAGGCTGGTGTCCCAGCCGGGAACAACAAAGCAAAGAAGAGTCGCAAGAAGAACACAGAGGGGGTTTCTGG GCTACCAGAACACAGCCTGGTTATGATGTCAGTGCAGGAGAGGGAACCGGAGTGGAGAACGGGAGAACAACAACAGAATATGAACGGAACACGCACTCGGAACCGCTGCTCCACAGGAAAACCAGACGCACCAAAGCCCAGCCCCAACCCCGACAGCCCCCTCAAACAGAACg GTGTCTGTCTGGTGCGCCCACGGCGGAAGTGTGCGGAGCGGCGCGTGGCGTGCGAGTCGGGCTCAGACTCGGGCAGCTCATCGGGCAGCGTGCGGGCCAGCCGCGGCAGCTGGGGCAGCTGGAGCTCTGCCAGCAGCATTGAGGGAGACAAGGACCCCAGCGCCCCGCACCACCGCACACACCACTGCACTACCTCAGCCAGGAAAT GGGACTCCATGCAGTACGGCGTCTACCCAGCCGAGAGGGACTGCTACCAGACCATGAACTCCACCTACAAGGcccagag CATGAATAACCTGTACAGGAAGGAGCCTTGCCAAAGCCCAACAGAGCCTGCCCCAGTGCCCCCCAGCTTTGCTTCTGTAGCAGCCCGCATGGACAGAACCATGG aTGTGGCGGGCCAGTATTTGCCTGAGGAGACGTGGTCggctccctctgtccccctcacCAATGAGTTCAGGTACAACACCTCAGACGCCGTGTCCTACGTACCTCAGGCCTCAGCCCCCGCTCCCTTCAACGG CTTCCCTTGGAACAGTGCCAACAGCCAATGTAACAGCCCATACGCGTACTGTGACCAGGGCAACTACATGTCAGCAG GCAACACCAACTTCCACAACAGTTTTCCATGCCAGCCAGAGCGCCAGACTGTAGCCTACAACCACCAGCCCAGCTGGAGCGAGGAGTGTTCCCAGGAGGCTCCCTCGACCTGGGATACAGCCGGCTGTGTGGGCAGCAAG CCATATTTCCCCGGCACCAGGAGCCTGTCCCCCATGTCCAGTCTATTCGGTTCCATCTGGACCCCCCAGAGTGAGCCGTACCAAAGCCACTTCCAGCCCGAGCGCTCAGCCCCCATGTCCCCGGTGTCCCCCATCTGCCCCATCACCCCGCCTCACGCCCCCTTCAACCGGGAGCCCGGGGGCATGTGCCGCCCCAAGCAGTACTCCAGCTTCAACCCCTTCGGCCCCCACATGAACCTGGACATTTGGAACTCCTCGTCCAACCGCAGCTCAAACTCACAGCTGTCCAACGACTCGGGCTACTGCGGCGACGTTTAA
- the tmem131l gene encoding transmembrane protein 131-like isoform X1, with protein sequence MLNSGGKKLYVKEMQLLSEVDSTLEFSPVLLRASATNFTQVATLACRAGSLPGQGRRCSSHISLQVLGNHTVNTFPGFHITHRGLELSSLFQVRQWGADHVDLWLSNTLHFPLTVQDATLSPESQGLFKVVNFNGAVSVPQGGCWRLLSLQLLNRSLPLNLLSTLSLTTGLGLALKLPLHFHSTLAKQGDVVFEAEGECGRPCPLRLSEAGRVQWQRSLLSDSSSWMLDSRLASELCTRWQSRKDQLPCRWPRLPAETSSPLDFGAIPVNESKVKLLTLKNPSSSVVSVEIRALSLYPAPLEALDLLTKWFNISPLSVNISTTEFTLLPAQHKGGENVKGDGVLRLLLQPWESREVAVVFTPSEHKPTTTILLIRNNLTVFDMVTVRGHGAKELLRVGGKLPGPGASLRFNVPQSTLMECRDGLHTNKPLFAIRKSFKVENAGELPLTVMSMNINGYKCQGFGFEVLQCRSFSLDHNSSSEITIAFTPDFTSSWVIRDLTLVTSRGSSFPFTLNVTLPHHMLPLCAQVVPGPSWEETFWVVTLIFTCFSLAGVCLMAFHQAQYILTQFSSPTPRSNHNSVLSRDNCPVNNITPNGVNKMKGSCKTYVDTCHNSDKGKGRGSPAVANGSTPRPQPFSSSSSSSSSTSKKGASTTPSQPQKKHKVSVYYGKYKSCSSATAATAAMSTEEERELDLMPDLGTLDPDLSTDACNNNEPTFLCPIDVKKTMTQHFKEAPPQSAAHWEDSKGPAVVMFPVETQAGFRDNVTVGPGPGPRPGLLLCSPVTEKVCDHRTHSQFPEKRDTTEKRDNSELETREDGKSQRKKAEKTEAGVPAGNNKAKKSRKKNTEGVSGLPEHSLVMMSVQEREPEWRTGEQQQNMNGTRTRNRCSTGKPDAPKPSPNPDSPLKQNGVCLVRPRRKCAERRVACESGSDSGSSSGSVRASRGSWGSWSSASSIEGDKDPSAPHHRTHHCTTSARKWDSMQYGVYPAERDCYQTMNSTYKAQSMNNLYRKEPCQSPTEPAPVPPSFASVAARMDRTMDVAGQYLPEETWSAPSVPLTNEFRYNTSDAVSYVPQASAPAPFNGFPWNSANSQCNSPYAYCDQGNYMSAGNTNFHNSFPCQPERQTVAYNHQPSWSEECSQEAPSTWDTAGCVGSKPYFPGTRSLSPMSSLFGSIWTPQSEPYQSHFQPERSAPMSPVSPICPITPPHAPFNREPGGMCRPKQYSSFNPFGPHMNLDIWNSSSNRSSNSQLSNDSGYCGDV encoded by the exons ATGTTGAATTCAGGAGGAAAGAAACTTTATGTGAAG gAAATGCAGTTGTTATCCGAAGTGGATAGCACTCTGGAGTTCAGCCCAGTCCTGCTGAGAGCATCAGCGACAAACTTCACACAAGTGGCTACACTAGCCTGCAGAG CAGGGTCTCTGCCAGGTCAGGGTAGAAGATGCTCCAGTCATATTAGCCTACAGGTCCTGGGGAATCACACAGTGAACACTTTCCCTGGCTTCCACATCACACACAG gggGTTGGAGCTGTCTAGTCTCTTCCAGGTGAGGCAGTGGGGGGCAGACCACGTGGACCTGTGGCTGTCCAACACTCTCCACTTCCCCCTCACCGTCCAGGACGCCACCCTCTCCCCAGAGTCCCAGGGCTTATTCAAG GTGGTCAACTTCAACGGGGCGGTGTCAGTGCCCCAGGGTGGCTGCTGGCGGCTCCTCTCCCTGCAGCTCCTCAACAGGAGCCTGCCCCTAAACCTGCTCTCCACGCTCTCCTTGACCACTGGCCTGGGTCTTGCCCTGAAACTACCCCTCCACTTTCACTCCACCCTGGCCAAG CAGGGTGATGTTGTGTTTGAAGCGGAGGGGGAGTGTGGCCGACCATGTCCCCTCAGACTGTCAGAAGCAG GTCGTGTCCAGTGGCAGCGCTCTCTCCTCTCAGACTCCTCCTCCTGGATGCTGGACAGCAGACTGGCCTCGGAGCTCTGCACTCGCTGGCAAAGCCGCAAAGACCAGCTGCCctgcag GTGGCCCAGACTACCAGCGGAGACCTCGTCACCTCTAGACTTTGGTGCTATCCCTGTCAATGAAAGCAAG GTTAAGCTGCTGACTCTGAAGaacccctcctcctctgtggTCTCTGTGGAGATCAGAGCCCTCTCCCTGTACCCGGCCCCCCTGGAAGCCCTTGACCTCCTCACCAAATG GTTCAACATCAGCCCCCTCTCTGTCAACATCAGCACTACAGAGTTCACTCTGCTGCCTGCACAGCACAAG GGGGGTGAGAATGTGAAGGGAGATGGAGTCCTGCGTCTCCTCCTCCAGCCTTGGGAGAGCAGGGAGGTGGCTGTGGTGTTCACCCCCTCCGAACACAaacccaccaccaccatcctgctcatCAG GAACAACCTGACAGTGTTTGACATGGTGACGGTGCGGGGCCATGGGGCCAAGGAGCTGCTGAGGGTTGGGGGCAAGCTGCCAGGCCCCGGGGCCTCATTACGCTTCAATGTCCCTCAGTCCACACTCATGGAGTGCCGAGACG GCCTGCACACCAACAAGCCTCTGTTTGCAATCCGGAAGAGCTTCAAGGTGGAGAACGCCGGGGAGCTTCCCCTAACGGTCATGTCCATGAACATCAACGGCTACAAGTGCCAGGGCTTCGGCTTCGAGGTGCTGCAGTGCAGGTCATTCAGCCTGGACCACAACTCCTCGTCCGAGATCACCATTGC gTTCACTCCAGACTTCACGTCGTCCTGGGTGATCCGGGACCTGACCCTGGTGACGTCCCGCGGCTCATCGTTCCCCTTCACCCTCAACGTGACGCTGCCCCACCACATGCTGCCCCTCTGTGCCCAGGTGGTGCCCGGCCCCAGCTGGGAGGAGACCTTCTGGGTGGTCACCCTCATCTTCACCTG CTTCTCCTTGGCGGGCGTTTGTCTGATGGCTTTCCACCAGGCCCAGTACATCCTGACTCAGTTCTCCAGCCCCACCCCCCGGAGCAACCACAACTCTGTCCTGTCACGGGACAACTGCCCCGTCAACAACATCACCCCCAACGGAGTCAA TAAAATGAAGGGCAGCTGCAAGACCTACGTGGACACCTGCCACAACTCTGACAAAGGAAAGGGCCGTGGCTCCCCGGCGGTGGCCAATGGCTCCACCCCTCGGCCCCAGcccttttcctcttcctcctcctcctcctcctccacctccaagAAGGGTGCCTCCACCACCCCGTCCCAGCCGCAGAAGAAACACAAGGTGTCCGTTTACTACGGCAAGTACAAAAGCTGCTCCTCCGCCACAGCGGCGACGGCAGCCATGTCGACCGAGGAAGAGCGGGAACTAGACCTAATGCCCGACCTGGGAACCCTGGACCCCGACCTGAGCACGGACGCCTGCAACAACAATGAGCCCACGTTCCTCTGTCCGATCGACGTTAAGAAAACAATGACACAGCACTTTAAGGAAGCCCCCCCACAGAGTGCCGCCCATTGGGAGGACAGCAAGGGGCCGGCGGTGGTTATGTTTCCCGTGGAAACGCAGGCCGGCTTCCGCGACAATGTCACTGTGGGCCCGGGCCCGGGCCCCCGACCAGGTCTCCTGCTGTGCAGCCCCGTGACAGAGAAAGTGTGCGACCACCGTACACATTCACAGTTTCCAGAGAAGAGGGACACAACAGAGAAAAGGGACAACTCTGAGctagag accagAGAGGATGGCAAAAGCCAGAGGAAGAAGGCAGAGAAGACAGAGGCTGGTGTCCCAGCCGGGAACAACAAAGCAAAGAAGAGTCGCAAGAAGAACACAGAGGGGGTTTCTGG GCTACCAGAACACAGCCTGGTTATGATGTCAGTGCAGGAGAGGGAACCGGAGTGGAGAACGGGAGAACAACAACAGAATATGAACGGAACACGCACTCGGAACCGCTGCTCCACAGGAAAACCAGACGCACCAAAGCCCAGCCCCAACCCCGACAGCCCCCTCAAACAGAACg GTGTCTGTCTGGTGCGCCCACGGCGGAAGTGTGCGGAGCGGCGCGTGGCGTGCGAGTCGGGCTCAGACTCGGGCAGCTCATCGGGCAGCGTGCGGGCCAGCCGCGGCAGCTGGGGCAGCTGGAGCTCTGCCAGCAGCATTGAGGGAGACAAGGACCCCAGCGCCCCGCACCACCGCACACACCACTGCACTACCTCAGCCAGGAAAT GGGACTCCATGCAGTACGGCGTCTACCCAGCCGAGAGGGACTGCTACCAGACCATGAACTCCACCTACAAGGcccagag CATGAATAACCTGTACAGGAAGGAGCCTTGCCAAAGCCCAACAGAGCCTGCCCCAGTGCCCCCCAGCTTTGCTTCTGTAGCAGCCCGCATGGACAGAACCATGG aTGTGGCGGGCCAGTATTTGCCTGAGGAGACGTGGTCggctccctctgtccccctcacCAATGAGTTCAGGTACAACACCTCAGACGCCGTGTCCTACGTACCTCAGGCCTCAGCCCCCGCTCCCTTCAACGG CTTCCCTTGGAACAGTGCCAACAGCCAATGTAACAGCCCATACGCGTACTGTGACCAGGGCAACTACATGTCAGCAG GCAACACCAACTTCCACAACAGTTTTCCATGCCAGCCAGAGCGCCAGACTGTAGCCTACAACCACCAGCCCAGCTGGAGCGAGGAGTGTTCCCAGGAGGCTCCCTCGACCTGGGATACAGCCGGCTGTGTGGGCAGCAAG CCATATTTCCCCGGCACCAGGAGCCTGTCCCCCATGTCCAGTCTATTCGGTTCCATCTGGACCCCCCAGAGTGAGCCGTACCAAAGCCACTTCCAGCCCGAGCGCTCAGCCCCCATGTCCCCGGTGTCCCCCATCTGCCCCATCACCCCGCCTCACGCCCCCTTCAACCGGGAGCCCGGGGGCATGTGCCGCCCCAAGCAGTACTCCAGCTTCAACCCCTTCGGCCCCCACATGAACCTGGACATTTGGAACTCCTCGTCCAACCGCAGCTCAAACTCACAGCTGTCCAACGACTCGGGCTACTGCGGCGACGTTTAA